The genomic stretch CTGCTGCTCGAGAAGGTAGCGCCAATCCTCGATGGCGCGGCCGATCACGAATTCCGACAGGCCGCGAAAATGCGGATCCTTGTCGTCGGGGATGAAGTAGGCCGGCGGAACCACACCCCAGGCGGGATGCCGCATCCGCACCAGCGCTTCGGCGCCACTGGGCACCAGGGTGCGGACATTGATTTTCTGCTGATACCACAATTCGAGCCAGCCGGCCTTCAACGCCTCGGCCACGTCCACCGCCGGGCTCGGCGCCGGTTCTGAAGGCAGCAGCGTCGCGACGCTGTCGCGCAGCGTCCCCGCGCTGAAAGGCGTCTGCAGGCAGGGCAGCATCGCGATACCGTATTCCTCGCCAATTTGCCTGATGGCCTTTACCATGATCGATCCCGGTTGACCGATGACCAGAACTTTGCCGGTGAAATTCTTCCTGACCAGGGTCTCGAGAATTTTACCGACCTCGACCCCGTCGAAAGACACGCCGAGGACGAACAAATCGGGCTGTTGCGCGTCCAGGACGGCAGCCAGCTCGCTGGCCTGGCCGCATTCGCTGGTAATGAAGCCCAACTCCTCGAGAGCGTCGGAAAGGAAGGTTCGAAGGTGCTTTTTGCCGTCGGTGACGCATGCGCGCGGCATTACCTTTCGTTGTCCGAACCCGACGGGTCGCGCGTGTTCGCTGGGATTGATGTGAATCATTCTCGCCGTCTCCAAAGATGCCGACGATAGTCGTACATCCGCGCGGCGGCTGTAATCTTGGAGTTTTAGGGACGCAGCGATGATTGCTTTGGTAGGGTTAAAACCGGCATTGAGAATAAAATTGTAACGAAATCGGC from Bradyrhizobium sp. Ash2021 encodes the following:
- a CDS encoding EAL domain-containing protein, with product MPRACVTDGKKHLRTFLSDALEELGFITSECGQASELAAVLDAQQPDLFVLGVSFDGVEVGKILETLVRKNFTGKVLVIGQPGSIMVKAIRQIGEEYGIAMLPCLQTPFSAGTLRDSVATLLPSEPAPSPAVDVAEALKAGWLELWYQQKINVRTLVPSGAEALVRMRHPAWGVVPPAYFIPDDKDPHFRGLSEFVIGRAIEDWRYLLEQQGPVDLSINMPVSFLGDRQAVRDLCRAMPDHPAFSGLLIEIDSAEVIGNLDLVIDVARDVRLHNIAIVLDNVGAEWPALMGLRSFPFVELKVDHQFVTGCADDRLKATVCRRIVELAQDHGARAVAQGVETRADFLAAHGMGFDLMQGYLFNKPMGIRKFARSRSLLASSPDRRP